A single window of Rhizobium sp. SL42 DNA harbors:
- a CDS encoding GlxA family transcriptional regulator codes for MSKQQVKKRSLTFFLVPHFTLLPFAGAIETLRIANRMLGYAAYEWRLASVDGQKVYSSSGIGIEVNSSLADERRFLGGENRPNMAIVCSGIYVEEFNNKSVNAWLREAYNRNVAIGSLCTGAHVLAQAGLLNGKRCAIHWENLPGFSETFPQAEVYADLYEVDGNLYTCAGGTASLDMMLNLIGQDFGEGLVNRVCEQHLTDRVRSAHDRQRLPLRARLGVQNSKVLQIIELMESNLSEPLSLLEIADDAGLSRRQIERLFRQEMGRSPARYYLEIRLDRARHLLVQSSMPVVEVAVACGFVSASHFSKCYRELYNRSPQQERAERKLTMSTNRTGIVV; via the coding sequence ATGAGCAAGCAGCAAGTCAAGAAGCGATCACTTACCTTCTTTCTCGTTCCGCATTTCACATTGTTGCCGTTCGCCGGCGCGATCGAAACGCTGCGCATCGCCAACCGCATGCTGGGTTACGCGGCCTATGAATGGCGGCTCGCCTCGGTCGATGGCCAGAAAGTGTATTCCTCTTCGGGCATCGGCATCGAGGTGAATTCGTCGCTTGCCGACGAGCGCCGCTTCCTAGGCGGCGAGAACCGCCCGAACATGGCGATCGTCTGTTCCGGCATCTATGTCGAGGAATTCAACAATAAGTCGGTCAATGCCTGGCTGCGCGAAGCCTATAACCGCAATGTCGCCATCGGTTCGCTCTGTACGGGCGCCCATGTGCTGGCGCAGGCGGGCCTGCTCAATGGCAAGCGCTGCGCCATCCATTGGGAAAACCTGCCCGGCTTCTCCGAAACCTTCCCGCAGGCAGAAGTCTATGCCGACCTCTATGAGGTCGATGGCAATCTCTATACCTGTGCCGGCGGCACGGCTTCGCTCGACATGATGCTGAACCTGATCGGCCAGGATTTCGGCGAGGGCCTTGTCAACCGCGTTTGCGAGCAGCACCTGACCGACCGGGTCCGTTCCGCCCACGACCGCCAGCGGCTGCCGCTGAGGGCGCGCCTCGGCGTGCAGAACTCCAAGGTGCTGCAGATCATCGAACTGATGGAAAGCAATCTGTCGGAGCCGCTGTCGCTGCTCGAGATCGCCGACGATGCGGGCCTGTCACGCCGCCAGATCGAGCGCCTGTTTCGCCAGGAAATGGGTCGCTCGCCGGCCCGTTACTACCTCGAGATCCGCCTCGATCGCGCCCGCCACCTTCTGGTCCAGTCGTCGATGCCGGTAGTCGAGGTCGCGGTTGCCTGCGGTTTCGTCTCCGCCTCGCACTTTTCCAAGTGTTATCGCGAACTCTACAACCGCTCGCCCCAGCAGGAGCGCGCCGAACGCAAGCTGACCATGTCGACGAACCGCACCGGCATCGTCGTCTGA
- a CDS encoding DUF930 domain-containing protein codes for MRKTSKTAIAAFACALMVPMVAQAIDKSTASQIEKLDPSDQLEQRCDLEGMNRLKADKVISYTFSRPRHTDVHIDADGAVFRRDGEWYRLSYACTTSADHLSIVAFEMEPGARIAHEDWDRYYLYP; via the coding sequence ATGCGAAAGACATCCAAGACTGCCATTGCCGCATTTGCATGCGCCCTCATGGTCCCGATGGTCGCACAGGCGATCGACAAGAGCACTGCGAGCCAGATCGAGAAGCTCGATCCGTCCGATCAGCTAGAACAGCGATGCGACCTGGAGGGGATGAACCGGCTGAAGGCCGACAAGGTGATTTCCTACACCTTCTCGCGCCCGAGACACACTGATGTGCATATCGATGCGGACGGCGCAGTGTTCCGTCGTGACGGCGAGTGGTATCGGTTGTCCTATGCCTGCACCACCAGCGCGGATCACCTTTCGATCGTGGCGTTCGAGATGGAGCCGGGAGCACGCATCGCCCATGAAGACTGGGACCGCTACTACCTCTATCCCTGA
- a CDS encoding DMT family transporter produces the protein MNLRATGTAGNAVLAGVLLMLLGDFLFSLNDAMGKWLVASFSVGQVLVMRSLGSFVMLTPMIAKQGSDGLFRLERPSLQVLRVVLTTADVALFYAAVAYLPLADVMTFYMAGPIYVAALSHFFLGETIGWRRWLAVVIGFIGVIIALRPSSAMLSWPAIFGLIGSLSFALTLILSRRLRATSDVTLVTWQTVAALITGAVLSIGNWNSMSGLDLVAMLALGIVAASAHMMITRSLKLAPASLLAPLQYSLLLWAIILGYLFFGDLPDSQVLVGSAVIVLAGLFIFHRKKVVSGLAPDDIAPDGH, from the coding sequence ATGAACCTGCGCGCGACCGGCACGGCCGGCAATGCGGTGCTGGCCGGCGTCCTGCTCATGCTTCTCGGCGACTTCCTGTTCTCGCTGAACGATGCGATGGGCAAATGGCTGGTTGCGAGCTTTTCCGTCGGGCAGGTCCTGGTGATGCGTTCGCTCGGATCGTTCGTGATGCTGACGCCGATGATCGCGAAACAGGGAAGCGACGGGCTCTTCAGGCTGGAGCGGCCGTCGCTGCAGGTGCTGCGCGTGGTGTTGACGACGGCGGATGTGGCGCTGTTTTACGCCGCAGTCGCCTATCTGCCGCTGGCCGACGTGATGACCTTCTACATGGCCGGCCCGATCTATGTCGCCGCGCTGTCGCATTTCTTCCTCGGCGAGACCATCGGCTGGCGTCGCTGGCTTGCGGTCGTCATCGGCTTCATCGGCGTGATTATCGCGCTGCGGCCGTCGTCGGCGATGCTATCATGGCCGGCGATCTTCGGCCTGATCGGCAGCCTGTCGTTTGCGCTGACGCTGATCCTCAGCCGGCGGCTGCGCGCGACCAGCGATGTCACGCTGGTCACCTGGCAGACGGTCGCAGCTCTCATCACGGGGGCCGTTCTCAGCATCGGCAACTGGAACTCGATGTCCGGCCTCGATCTCGTGGCGATGCTGGCACTGGGGATCGTCGCGGCCAGCGCCCATATGATGATCACCCGGTCGCTGAAGCTGGCGCCGGCGTCACTGCTGGCGCCGCTGCAATACAGCCTGCTGCTATGGGCGATCATCCTGGGTTATCTGTTCTTCGGCGACCTGCCGGACAGCCAGGTTCTCGTCGGATCGGCCGTGATCGTGCTTGCCGGCCTGTTCATTTTCCACCGGAAAAAGGTGGTGAGCGGGTTGGCACCCGACGACATTGCGCCCGACGGGCACTGA
- a CDS encoding sulfite exporter TauE/SafE family protein — MPPLSELLMFAALLVLAGGVAGLLAGVFGIGGGAVLVPVFYQVFGWAGIAPEVIMHLAVGTSTALIVPTSIRSFRAHQLRGAVDIDLLKGWIVAVPLGALLATVVAAYASSEMLRLIFAVIGLVLAARMLFLSNRFHLGTELPGEPVLFLTGGVIGLISGLMGIGGGVLNNTFMTLFGRPIHQAVATSSGVGVLISIPALVGYVWAGWGRADLPVFSTGYVNWVAFALIFPTAMLVTPYGAKLAHQMSKRQLEVGFGLFLIFVSIRFFISLYG; from the coding sequence ATGCCGCCACTATCGGAACTATTGATGTTTGCCGCACTGCTGGTGCTGGCCGGCGGTGTTGCCGGCCTGCTGGCCGGGGTATTCGGCATTGGCGGCGGGGCCGTGCTGGTGCCGGTGTTCTATCAGGTGTTCGGCTGGGCCGGCATCGCGCCCGAGGTCATCATGCACCTGGCGGTCGGGACCTCGACGGCGCTGATCGTGCCGACGTCGATCCGCTCGTTCCGGGCGCATCAGCTACGCGGGGCGGTGGATATCGACCTGCTCAAGGGCTGGATCGTCGCGGTGCCGCTTGGCGCGCTGCTGGCAACCGTGGTCGCGGCCTATGCATCGAGCGAAATGCTGCGGCTGATCTTTGCGGTGATCGGGCTGGTTCTGGCGGCGCGCATGCTGTTTCTCAGTAACCGCTTCCATCTCGGCACCGAACTGCCCGGCGAGCCGGTGCTTTTCCTGACCGGTGGCGTGATCGGGCTGATCTCTGGGCTGATGGGCATTGGCGGCGGCGTGCTCAACAATACGTTCATGACGCTGTTCGGCCGGCCGATCCACCAGGCGGTGGCGACCTCATCGGGGGTCGGCGTGCTGATCTCGATCCCGGCGCTGGTCGGCTATGTCTGGGCCGGCTGGGGCAGGGCGGACCTTCCGGTGTTTTCGACCGGCTATGTCAACTGGGTGGCCTTTGCGCTGATCTTTCCGACCGCCATGCTGGTCACCCCCTATGGCGCAAAATTGGCGCACCAGATGAGCAAGCGGCAGCTGGAAGTCGGGTTCGGACTGTTCCTGATCTTCGTCTCGATCCGGTTCTTCATCAGCCTCTATGGCTAA
- a CDS encoding methyl-accepting chemotaxis protein yields the protein MKAFSLSVRLYALVGITLAVLVATLTYSLFHSYDALTNERRAGLSAINDNAIAIFNKYYKMEQDGTLTRAEAQERAKEVVAAMRYKPDGYLWINDMVPTMVMHPIKPELNGKDLSQNKDPTGKHLFVEFVNTVKAHKQGFVDYMWPKPGFDEPVMKFSHVVGFEPWGWVVGTGVYSDDLAAMFRQTALQYGAIIGVSILAIIACAYAVVASVVKPINRLKTAMTDIANEMVDTEIADADRRDEIGGMAGALLVLRDSVRDRIGMRQRESEQQHSLNGERERNESQLRAAAERQNHAIHSIGSALERLAEGDLTVQIEALGADYEKLRHDFNRAVDSLGSVIASINQTSDVVTSSAGNISEATNNLSRRTEQQAAALEQTAAALDEITATVRTAAERANEARDMVAATKKSANRSGEIVRNAVDAMGRIEGSSQKINQIISVIDEIAFQTNLLALNAGVEAARAGEAGRGFAVVAQEVRELAQRSANAAKEIKTLISASAAEVDTGVGLVRSTGEALVEIEQLVNRVNDSVDTIATAAREQATGLHEINTSVNHMDQMTQQNAAMVEETSAAGQALAEESHNLRQLLSRLKINRDQGRARRAA from the coding sequence ATGAAAGCCTTTTCCTTGTCCGTCAGGCTCTATGCCCTGGTCGGCATTACGCTTGCGGTTCTGGTCGCGACGCTGACCTACAGCCTGTTCCATTCCTATGACGCGCTGACCAATGAACGGCGCGCGGGGCTGTCGGCGATCAATGACAATGCGATCGCGATCTTCAACAAGTATTACAAGATGGAGCAGGACGGCACGCTGACGCGCGCAGAAGCGCAGGAGCGGGCGAAGGAGGTCGTCGCGGCGATGCGCTACAAGCCGGACGGCTACCTGTGGATCAACGACATGGTCCCGACCATGGTCATGCATCCGATCAAGCCGGAGCTGAACGGCAAGGACCTGAGCCAGAACAAGGACCCGACCGGCAAGCACCTGTTCGTCGAATTCGTCAACACGGTGAAGGCGCACAAGCAGGGCTTCGTCGACTATATGTGGCCGAAGCCGGGCTTCGACGAGCCGGTGATGAAATTCTCGCATGTCGTCGGCTTCGAGCCCTGGGGCTGGGTCGTCGGCACCGGCGTCTATTCGGACGACCTGGCCGCGATGTTCCGCCAGACTGCGCTGCAATATGGTGCGATCATCGGCGTCAGCATCCTGGCGATCATCGCCTGCGCCTATGCCGTCGTGGCAAGCGTCGTCAAGCCGATCAACCGGCTGAAGACCGCGATGACTGATATCGCCAATGAAATGGTCGATACCGAGATTGCCGATGCCGACCGCCGCGACGAGATCGGCGGCATGGCCGGAGCGCTTCTGGTGTTGCGCGACAGCGTTCGCGACCGGATCGGCATGCGCCAGCGCGAAAGCGAGCAGCAGCACAGCCTGAACGGCGAGCGCGAGCGCAACGAAAGCCAGCTGCGCGCTGCGGCAGAACGACAGAATCATGCGATCCATTCGATCGGCTCGGCGCTGGAGCGGCTGGCCGAGGGCGACCTGACGGTGCAGATCGAGGCGCTCGGCGCCGACTATGAAAAGCTGCGGCACGATTTCAATCGCGCGGTCGATTCGCTCGGCAGCGTCATCGCATCGATCAACCAGACCAGCGATGTCGTCACCTCGAGCGCCGGCAATATCAGCGAGGCGACCAACAACCTGTCGCGGCGCACCGAGCAGCAGGCCGCCGCGCTGGAACAGACGGCAGCCGCGCTGGACGAGATCACGGCCACCGTGCGCACTGCCGCGGAGCGGGCGAACGAGGCCCGTGACATGGTGGCGGCGACCAAGAAGAGCGCCAACCGGTCCGGCGAGATCGTCCGCAATGCGGTCGACGCCATGGGCCGGATCGAAGGCTCTTCGCAGAAAATCAACCAGATCATCTCCGTCATCGACGAGATTGCCTTCCAGACCAACCTGCTGGCACTGAATGCCGGCGTCGAGGCGGCGCGTGCCGGTGAAGCCGGTCGTGGCTTTGCCGTTGTCGCCCAGGAAGTGCGCGAGCTGGCGCAGCGTTCGGCCAATGCGGCGAAGGAAATCAAGACGCTGATCAGCGCGTCTGCCGCGGAAGTCGATACCGGGGTCGGCCTGGTGCGTTCGACCGGCGAAGCGCTCGTCGAGATCGAGCAACTGGTCAACCGGGTCAACGACAGCGTCGACACGATCGCGACGGCGGCCCGAGAGCAGGCGACCGGGCTGCATGAGATCAACACCTCGGTCAATCACATGGACCAGATGACACAGCAGAATGCGGCGATGGTCGAGGAAACCTCGGCGGCCGGCCAGGCGCTGGCGGAAGAGAGCCACAACCTGCGCCAGCTGCTGTCGCGGCTGAAGATCAACCGCGACCAGGGCCGCGCACGTCGCGCAGCATGA
- a CDS encoding acyl-CoA thioesterase, which produces MTETKTPTGELTLRTLAMPADANAAGDIFGGWVMAQMDLACGIRAAERASGRVVTAAVQEMAFAMPVKIGDTLCVYTDIARVGRTSITLSVEVWAQRYLTHIMEKVTAATFVMVALDSDGKPTPVPPV; this is translated from the coding sequence ATGACCGAAACCAAGACCCCGACTGGCGAACTGACGCTGCGTACGCTGGCCATGCCGGCCGATGCCAATGCCGCCGGCGATATCTTCGGCGGCTGGGTGATGGCGCAGATGGACCTTGCCTGCGGTATCCGTGCCGCCGAACGGGCGAGCGGCCGCGTGGTCACTGCCGCCGTTCAGGAAATGGCCTTCGCCATGCCGGTCAAGATCGGCGACACCCTCTGCGTCTATACCGATATCGCCCGTGTCGGCCGCACCTCGATCACGCTGTCCGTCGAGGTCTGGGCCCAGCGCTATCTCACCCACATCATGGAAAAGGTCACGGCCGCGACATTTGTCATGGTCGCGCTCGACAGCGACGGCAAGCCGACACCCGTCCCGCCGGTCTGA
- a CDS encoding DMT family protein, with product MPSFSPAALWPIVLLSLSNVFMTFAWYGHLKYKNSALFMAILVSWGIAFFEYCLAVPANRIGSQIYSAAQLKTMQEVITLIVFAGFSVFWLKEALTINHVIGFILIAAGAAFVFKG from the coding sequence ATGCCAAGCTTCTCCCCGGCCGCGCTCTGGCCCATCGTGCTGCTGTCGCTTTCGAATGTCTTCATGACCTTTGCCTGGTACGGGCATCTGAAATACAAGAATTCCGCACTGTTCATGGCGATTCTGGTCAGCTGGGGGATCGCCTTCTTCGAATATTGCCTGGCGGTTCCGGCCAATCGCATCGGCTCGCAGATCTATTCCGCGGCGCAATTGAAGACGATGCAGGAAGTCATCACCCTGATCGTGTTTGCCGGTTTCTCAGTATTCTGGCTGAAGGAAGCGCTGACCATCAATCACGTGATCGGCTTCATCCTGATTGCCGCCGGCGCAGCCTTCGTCTTCAAGGGCTAA
- a CDS encoding putative bifunctional diguanylate cyclase/phosphodiesterase — MPAVMQAQVDDIIEGHASTLAMNGINLFVALSILTFNHGLQLPSLIWLALGLSILVLRRISVNFLRKQQIAAQKPKSALFVMSLGAATSGMCWAALPFLVSDFAPLAHDAALVILLGGMAAGSVVKQIGYTPQALVFSMPILCSIIFSLVRIGEWPEYLLAGCLTMLIYVFVRRSLWTERMFVSNQLARLEATALADSLTRANNDILRQNTRLEALANRDTLTGLANRMFFNGHLSGDIARAVVVNEQVVLLIIDVDRFKSINDTLGHSAGDTLLCDIGNRLRDTITDGSLIARLGGDEFAVVVTGERAMERARNHANRLLLASRAAIRCGATNSVIGLSIGLAAYPDHGANAEELLACADMALYDAKRLGRRQMREFNPDLKRDAERQRIIEQDLEKAIESGAVTAWFQPQINLATRDIAGFEALVRWQHPQLGFVSPPEIVTAAGVVHLSDRLTARIAADVCLLSKRLPELGIKGVTVALNVSPREFALYSVADMLERVTGEHGVDPSLIEIEITEEAILDPEIAGEQLKRLETAGYKLAVDDFGMGHSSLAYLISLKIDRLKIDRSFACDVARFETNQKLISALVSLGESLSLDIIIEGVETAEDAAILARLGCTTAQGYLFARPMPVKQLEDWIIEHQNKTPLKRKASHLSVAGT, encoded by the coding sequence ATGCCTGCAGTGATGCAGGCGCAGGTCGATGACATCATCGAAGGCCATGCTTCGACACTGGCCATGAACGGGATCAATCTCTTTGTCGCCCTCAGCATCCTTACCTTCAACCACGGACTGCAACTCCCATCCCTGATTTGGCTCGCCCTTGGCCTGTCCATCCTAGTGTTGCGCCGAATCTCGGTGAACTTCCTGCGCAAACAGCAGATCGCCGCGCAGAAGCCGAAATCCGCCCTGTTCGTGATGTCGCTCGGTGCGGCGACCTCCGGTATGTGCTGGGCGGCCCTTCCCTTTCTCGTCAGTGACTTTGCCCCGCTCGCCCATGATGCGGCGCTGGTGATCCTGCTCGGTGGAATGGCGGCAGGCTCGGTCGTGAAGCAGATCGGCTACACGCCGCAGGCCCTGGTCTTCTCGATGCCGATCCTCTGCTCGATCATCTTCAGCCTCGTCCGGATCGGCGAATGGCCGGAATATCTGCTCGCCGGCTGCCTGACGATGCTGATCTACGTTTTCGTGCGCCGCAGCCTGTGGACCGAACGGATGTTTGTCAGCAACCAGCTTGCCCGGTTGGAGGCGACCGCGCTTGCCGACAGTCTCACCCGCGCCAACAATGACATCCTGCGCCAGAATACCCGGCTTGAGGCGCTGGCCAATCGCGACACGCTGACGGGCCTCGCCAACCGCATGTTCTTCAATGGCCACCTGAGCGGCGATATTGCCCGCGCCGTGGTCGTCAACGAGCAGGTTGTGCTGTTGATCATCGACGTCGACCGGTTCAAGTCGATCAACGACACGCTTGGCCACAGCGCCGGGGACACGCTTCTTTGCGATATCGGCAACCGGCTGCGCGATACGATCACCGACGGTAGCCTGATTGCCCGCCTCGGCGGCGATGAATTCGCCGTTGTAGTCACCGGCGAACGCGCCATGGAGCGCGCCCGCAACCATGCCAACCGGCTCCTGCTGGCCAGCCGGGCGGCCATCCGCTGCGGCGCGACAAATTCGGTCATCGGCCTCAGCATCGGCCTTGCCGCCTATCCCGATCACGGCGCCAATGCCGAGGAACTGCTCGCCTGCGCCGACATGGCGCTGTACGATGCCAAGCGCCTCGGTCGTCGCCAGATGCGTGAGTTCAATCCCGACCTCAAGCGGGACGCCGAGCGCCAGCGCATCATCGAGCAGGACCTGGAAAAGGCGATCGAATCCGGCGCGGTAACCGCCTGGTTTCAGCCGCAGATCAACTTGGCCACCCGCGACATCGCCGGTTTTGAAGCCCTGGTGCGCTGGCAGCATCCGCAGCTCGGCTTTGTCTCGCCACCTGAAATCGTTACGGCCGCAGGCGTGGTGCATCTGTCCGATCGCCTCACGGCACGCATCGCCGCCGATGTCTGCCTGCTCAGCAAGCGCCTGCCGGAACTCGGCATCAAGGGCGTGACGGTGGCACTCAATGTCTCGCCGCGCGAATTTGCCCTGTATTCGGTCGCCGACATGCTCGAACGGGTGACCGGGGAACATGGCGTCGATCCCAGCCTGATCGAGATCGAGATCACCGAAGAGGCGATCCTCGATCCGGAAATTGCCGGCGAACAATTGAAGCGCCTCGAAACAGCCGGCTACAAGCTGGCTGTCGATGATTTCGGCATGGGCCATTCCTCGCTGGCCTATCTGATCAGCCTGAAGATCGACCGGTTGAAGATCGACCGCAGCTTCGCCTGCGACGTCGCCCGCTTCGAAACCAACCAGAAACTGATCAGCGCCCTGGTCAGCCTCGGCGAATCGCTTTCGCTCGACATCATCATCGAGGGCGTCGAAACAGCCGAGGATGCCGCCATCCTCGCCCGTCTCGGCTGTACAACCGCGCAAGGCTACCTCTTCGCCCGCCCGATGCCGGTCAAGCAGCTCGAGGACTGGATCATCGAACACCAGAACAAGACGCCGCTGAAGCGCAAGGCCAGCCACCTCTCTGTGGCCGGAACTTGA
- a CDS encoding HNH endonuclease codes for MAKAIFYHKAGSIYDDAPGRYHFPKTYLSRVSQAVGDWIIYYGPLPGLKSRYYSGMARINRVSPDPLRTGHFYALLDDYLDFDRPVDYVERGGFEKQLVRPDGTINPGRSVQAVRIIDDREFAAIVQAGLSEPDEWPARTDAQAIDLPRLEVDEAAQTPFLFEPIERAILQQTINRPFRDAKFKQHIRQVYDRTCAFTGLRLINGGGRPEVEAAHIVPVERGGNDSIQNGLALSGTVHWMFDRGLLSIADDYKILQSRHLNEDISHMLARDLIAKVPAEPRHRPHPAYMAWHRDNIFKQ; via the coding sequence ATGGCCAAGGCGATCTTTTATCATAAGGCTGGAAGCATCTATGACGATGCGCCCGGACGCTATCATTTCCCCAAGACCTATCTTTCCCGTGTCTCACAAGCCGTCGGCGACTGGATCATCTACTACGGCCCACTGCCCGGCCTGAAAAGCCGATATTATTCCGGCATGGCTAGGATAAACCGCGTGTCACCCGATCCGCTAAGAACGGGACACTTCTACGCGTTGCTCGATGACTATTTGGATTTCGACAGGCCGGTTGACTATGTCGAGCGAGGCGGGTTCGAGAAGCAACTCGTTCGCCCCGATGGAACAATCAATCCCGGACGAAGTGTCCAGGCCGTCCGCATCATTGACGACCGCGAGTTTGCCGCGATCGTTCAGGCCGGCTTGTCTGAGCCCGACGAATGGCCGGCACGGACCGATGCCCAAGCCATCGACCTGCCACGCCTGGAAGTCGACGAAGCCGCCCAGACCCCGTTCCTGTTCGAGCCGATTGAGCGGGCAATACTCCAGCAGACCATCAACCGACCTTTTCGCGACGCCAAGTTCAAACAGCACATCCGTCAGGTCTATGACCGCACCTGCGCCTTCACCGGCCTGCGTCTGATCAATGGCGGCGGACGCCCGGAAGTCGAAGCGGCCCATATCGTGCCTGTCGAGCGTGGCGGCAACGACTCGATCCAGAACGGTCTTGCCCTGTCCGGCACGGTTCACTGGATGTTCGATCGCGGATTGTTGTCGATTGCGGATGACTACAAGATCCTGCAGTCGCGCCATTTGAACGAGGATATCTCGCATATGCTCGCCCGCGATCTGATCGCCAAGGTTCCCGCCGAGCCGCGCCACCGGCCGCATCCAGCCTACATGGCCTGGCATCGCGACAACATCTTCAAGCAATAG